In Kordia antarctica, the following proteins share a genomic window:
- a CDS encoding cystathionine gamma-synthase, with protein sequence MKFNTKTIHGGQEPDKAYGAVMPPIYQTSTYAQTTPGGHKGYEYSRTHNPTRNALENGLASIENGNYGLAFGSGLAAIDAVIKLLQPGDEVISTNDLYGGTYRLFTKIFEGFGIKFHFIGMQNAANIESYVNENTKLIWVETPTNPMMNIIDVEASAAVAKKHHIMLAVDNTFATPYLQRPLDLGADIVMHSVTKYIGGHSDLVMGALVVKDKEIADKLYFIQNASGAICGPMDSFLALRGIKTLHVRMQRHCENGKAVAEYLAQHPKVANVYWPGFESHPSHYIAKKQMDDFGGMISFTTKGNNYDKTIKILENLKVFTLAESLGGVESLAGHPASMTHASIPKDEREKTGVVDSLIRLSVGIEDIDDLIADLENALAQ encoded by the coding sequence ATGAAATTTAATACGAAAACAATACACGGTGGACAAGAACCCGACAAAGCTTATGGAGCTGTAATGCCACCAATTTATCAAACATCAACATACGCACAAACTACGCCTGGCGGACATAAAGGCTATGAATATTCCCGAACGCACAATCCGACGCGAAATGCTTTGGAAAATGGATTGGCGAGTATTGAAAACGGAAACTATGGTTTGGCATTTGGTTCTGGTTTGGCAGCAATTGATGCAGTTATCAAATTATTACAACCTGGCGATGAGGTAATTTCTACCAACGATTTATATGGCGGAACGTATAGATTGTTTACAAAGATATTTGAAGGCTTTGGGATTAAATTCCACTTTATTGGGATGCAAAATGCGGCGAATATTGAATCGTATGTAAACGAAAATACAAAGTTGATTTGGGTTGAAACACCAACCAATCCAATGATGAATATTATTGATGTTGAAGCTTCAGCGGCAGTCGCTAAAAAGCACCATATTATGTTAGCAGTTGATAATACGTTTGCAACACCATATTTACAAAGACCTTTGGATTTAGGTGCAGATATTGTAATGCATTCTGTAACAAAATATATTGGCGGACATAGTGACTTGGTTATGGGCGCATTGGTTGTAAAAGATAAAGAAATTGCAGATAAACTCTACTTTATTCAAAATGCAAGTGGCGCTATTTGTGGACCAATGGACAGTTTTTTGGCTTTGCGCGGAATTAAAACATTACATGTTCGGATGCAACGTCACTGTGAAAATGGAAAAGCTGTGGCTGAATATTTAGCACAACATCCAAAAGTAGCAAACGTATATTGGCCAGGATTTGAAAGTCATCCAAGTCATTATATTGCGAAAAAGCAAATGGATGATTTTGGTGGAATGATTTCGTTCACAACTAAAGGAAATAATTACGACAAGACCATTAAAATTCTAGAAAACTTAAAAGTATTTACACTTGCAGAATCGTTAGGCGGCGTAGAATCGTTAGCGGGACATCCTGCAAGTATGACACATGCAAGTATTCCGAAAGACGAAAGAGAAAAAACAGGCGTTGTAGATTCTTTGATTAGATTGAGTGTTGGAATTGAAGATATTGATGATTTAATTGCAGATTTAGAAAATGCTTTAGCACAGTAG
- the gdhA gene encoding NADP-specific glutamate dehydrogenase, whose translation MEAKVKDFLDLVKQTNGHEPEFIQAVQEVAEAVIPYIEGKEKYNGTKILERMVEPERVIMFRVSWIDDKGETQVNRGYRIEMNSAIGPYKGGLRFHPSVNLSILKFLAFEQVFKNSLTTLPMGGGKGGSDFNPKGKSDIEIMRFCQAFMSELFRHIGPNTDVPAGDIGVGGREIGYMFGMYKKLRNEFTGVLTGKGITWGGSLIRPEATGYGNVYFAHSMLKTQGTSFEGKTVVVSGSGNVAQYAVEKATELGGKVVTMSDSSGYIHDTDGIDADKLAFVMEIKNVNRGRISEYVDKYTSATYHEGERPWNVTCDIALPCATQNELNGDEAKALVTNGCMCVSEGANMPSTPEAIEVFHAKKILFAPGKASNAGGVATSGLEMTQNSLRYNWTREEVDAKLKQIMIDIHEACEKYGTDKDGYIDYVKGANIAGFVKVADAMIAQGVV comes from the coding sequence ATGGAAGCAAAAGTAAAAGACTTTTTAGACTTGGTAAAGCAGACTAACGGACACGAACCTGAATTTATACAAGCTGTTCAGGAAGTTGCGGAAGCTGTAATCCCTTATATTGAAGGTAAAGAAAAATATAACGGAACAAAAATTCTTGAAAGAATGGTAGAACCTGAACGTGTTATAATGTTCAGAGTTTCTTGGATAGATGATAAAGGAGAAACTCAGGTAAACCGAGGATATAGAATTGAAATGAATTCTGCAATTGGACCTTATAAAGGCGGATTGCGTTTTCACCCAAGTGTAAACTTAAGTATTCTTAAATTCTTAGCATTTGAGCAAGTTTTTAAAAATAGTTTAACAACACTTCCTATGGGCGGCGGAAAAGGTGGTTCAGATTTTAATCCAAAAGGAAAATCTGATATCGAAATCATGCGTTTCTGTCAAGCTTTCATGTCGGAATTATTCAGACATATTGGGCCAAACACAGATGTTCCTGCAGGAGATATTGGAGTTGGTGGACGAGAAATTGGATACATGTTCGGAATGTACAAGAAATTAAGAAACGAATTTACAGGAGTTCTTACAGGAAAAGGAATTACTTGGGGCGGATCTTTAATTCGTCCAGAAGCAACAGGATACGGAAACGTATACTTTGCACATAGTATGTTAAAAACACAAGGAACATCTTTTGAAGGAAAAACAGTTGTTGTTTCTGGTTCTGGAAATGTGGCGCAATACGCCGTTGAAAAAGCAACAGAATTAGGCGGAAAAGTGGTAACAATGTCTGATTCTTCTGGATATATTCATGATACTGACGGAATTGATGCTGATAAATTAGCATTCGTGATGGAAATTAAGAATGTAAATAGAGGAAGAATTAGCGAATATGTAGACAAATATACTTCTGCAACATACCATGAAGGCGAAAGACCTTGGAATGTAACTTGTGATATTGCTTTGCCATGTGCAACTCAAAACGAATTGAACGGTGATGAAGCAAAAGCATTAGTAACTAATGGTTGTATGTGTGTGAGTGAAGGAGCAAACATGCCATCTACACCAGAAGCAATTGAAGTATTTCACGCGAAGAAAATATTATTCGCGCCAGGAAAAGCATCAAACGCTGGTGGAGTTGCAACTTCTGGTTTAGAAATGACGCAAAACTCGTTACGTTACAATTGGACACGTGAAGAAGTAGATGCGAAATTGAAACAAATCATGATTGACATTCACGAAGCATGTGAAAAATATGGAACTGATAAAGATGGATATATTGACTATGTAAAAGGAGCTAATATTGCTGGTTTCGTAAAAGTAGCTGATGCAATGATTGCGCAAGGAGTTGTGTAA
- a CDS encoding cation:proton antiporter: MDYFLIITVLVSLAAAFGYINVRFLKLPNTIGLMLITILFTLAVFALSYFDATLLNAEKYIITQIDFRTVLLDIMLSFLLFAGALHTNFEQLKVQRWPVFVFATVGVLVSTFLVGIVMFYVLQLTGLEVNFIYCLLFGALISPTDPIAVLGILKKANVPKKLEVKIVGESLFNDGVGVVIFLTIFQIANSGPGNIGVADVAELFGLEVIGGIALGALLGWITYRLLRSIDDYDIEVIITLATVMAGTAIAHKIHVSAPLAVVTAGLIVGNDTVRGSAMSKVTETYVDKFWELIDILLNTILFVLIGMEMLVIAFEGRFIVAGLLAIPIVLACRYLSLLFPIKFFEKRLDFVPKTNLIMTWGGLRGGISIALALGLTAEMHRDLFLVITYVVVIFSILVQGLTVGTLVKKLKED, from the coding sequence ATGGACTATTTTTTAATTATTACCGTACTTGTTTCTTTGGCAGCAGCTTTTGGATACATTAATGTGCGATTTTTAAAATTGCCAAATACGATTGGCTTAATGCTGATTACAATTCTTTTTACACTCGCAGTATTTGCATTGAGTTATTTTGATGCAACCTTGCTAAATGCCGAAAAATATATCATTACACAAATAGATTTTAGAACTGTTTTGCTCGATATTATGTTGAGTTTTCTTCTTTTTGCAGGCGCATTGCACACAAATTTTGAACAACTCAAAGTGCAACGTTGGCCAGTATTTGTATTTGCAACTGTTGGTGTGTTGGTTTCTACATTTTTGGTCGGAATTGTAATGTTTTATGTGTTGCAACTCACAGGTTTGGAAGTCAATTTTATTTATTGTTTACTATTTGGTGCGTTAATTTCTCCAACAGATCCAATTGCAGTATTGGGAATTTTAAAAAAGGCAAATGTTCCAAAGAAATTAGAAGTAAAAATTGTTGGTGAATCTTTGTTTAATGATGGCGTTGGAGTCGTTATTTTCTTGACAATATTTCAAATAGCAAATTCAGGTCCTGGAAATATTGGCGTAGCAGATGTTGCAGAATTATTCGGATTGGAAGTAATTGGCGGAATTGCGCTTGGTGCATTGCTCGGTTGGATTACGTACAGATTATTAAGATCCATTGACGATTACGATATAGAAGTTATTATCACCTTAGCAACTGTTATGGCAGGAACGGCAATTGCGCATAAAATACATGTTTCTGCTCCTTTAGCCGTTGTAACAGCTGGATTAATTGTTGGAAATGATACGGTAAGAGGAAGCGCAATGTCTAAAGTCACGGAAACTTATGTAGACAAGTTTTGGGAACTGATAGATATTTTACTAAACACTATTTTATTTGTGTTGATTGGAATGGAAATGCTAGTCATTGCGTTTGAAGGAAGATTCATTGTTGCAGGATTATTGGCAATTCCGATTGTACTTGCATGCAGATATTTGTCACTTTTATTTCCGATTAAATTCTTTGAGAAACGACTCGATTTTGTACCAAAAACCAATCTCATTATGACTTGGGGCGGATTGCGTGGCGGAATTTCTATTGCACTTGCGTTAGGATTAACTGCCGAAATGCATCGCGATTTGTTTTTGGTAATTACGTATGTTGTGGTGATATTTTCAATCTTAGTTCAAGGTTTAACTGTTGGAACTTTGGTGAAAAAATTGAAAGAAGATTAG
- a CDS encoding arsenate reductase family protein — MKKIYHLKTCNTCQRIIKDIQPTSDFVLQGIKEEEITVKQLEEMHALSGSYEALFSKRAKLYKEMDLKNQDLNEKDYKQYILEHYTFLKRPVIIVDDQIFIGNSAKTVAAAKEAIS; from the coding sequence GTGAAAAAAATATATCATTTAAAGACCTGTAATACGTGTCAGCGAATCATTAAAGACATTCAGCCAACTTCCGATTTTGTACTGCAAGGAATTAAAGAAGAAGAAATTACCGTGAAACAATTGGAAGAAATGCACGCGCTTTCGGGAAGTTATGAAGCGTTGTTTAGCAAACGCGCCAAGCTGTACAAGGAAATGGATTTGAAAAACCAGGATCTAAATGAAAAAGATTACAAACAGTACATTTTAGAACATTATACCTTTTTAAAACGTCCTGTGATTATTGTTGACGATCAAATTTTCATTGGAAATTCCGCCAAAACCGTAGCTGCTGCTAAAGAAGCGATTTCTTAA
- a CDS encoding DinB family protein — MNFTETITHKNRIILKKILNKFSLDELNKIPAGFSNNIIWNIAHTVVTQQLLIYKLSNLPMHVSEEMVSKYRNKTKPEGDVTQAEVDEINGLLESLLIQTEKDLDAEIFKTYNEYTVSLGTTLTNVQEAVEFNNFHEGIHLGYILALKKAL, encoded by the coding sequence ATGAATTTCACAGAAACCATCACACACAAAAATAGAATCATCTTAAAAAAAATTTTAAACAAATTTTCTTTGGATGAATTAAACAAAATTCCAGCAGGATTTTCTAATAATATCATTTGGAATATTGCGCATACTGTCGTGACACAACAATTACTTATATATAAATTATCAAATTTACCAATGCATGTTTCGGAAGAAATGGTGTCAAAATATAGAAATAAAACAAAGCCTGAAGGCGATGTTACACAAGCCGAAGTTGATGAAATTAATGGTTTGTTGGAAAGTTTACTGATTCAAACAGAAAAAGATTTGGATGCAGAAATTTTTAAAACCTATAATGAATATACGGTAAGTTTAGGAACGACGCTGACCAATGTGCAAGAAGCTGTCGAATTCAATAATTTTCATGAAGGTATACATTTAGGATATATTTTAGCACTCAAAAAAGCACTTTAA
- a CDS encoding M1 family metallopeptidase, whose product MSHKNNNFFKYLLLIFAMMSLQAFSQNFTKQDTLRGSITPERAWWDLTHYHLDIKVDPNERTISGSNTIQYTVLEKNNEKLQIDLQPPLQLTKAVQNSEELEITHDGNAHFIHLKKKQRKGKTYSVQVFYEGKPKVAKRPPWDGGITWKKDNNGLPFIASSCQGLGASVWWPCKDHMYDEVDSMKISVNVPKNLMNVSNGRLTKVEEKEDDTKTYHWNVLNPINNYGVNINIGDYVHFGEKYNGENGVLDMDYYVLRDNLAKAKEQFKDAARTMEAFEHWFGPYPFYEDSFKLVEAPYLGMEHQSSVTYGNGYMNGYLGYDLSGSGWGMKFDYIIIHESGHEWFANNITNIDIADMWIHESFTTYSENLFVDYFYGKEASAEYVIGMRSKIRNRRPIIGIYNVNHEGSSDMYYKGANMLHTIRQLINNDFTWRNILRGLNKDFYHQTVNTKQIEDYISKKSNIDLSAVFDQYLRNTEIPVFTYKIENEKLTYRWENCVSHFDMKVRVNINEESVWLSPTTSWKTETTSDKITTVEVDEDFYVKSEESK is encoded by the coding sequence ATGAGTCATAAAAATAACAATTTTTTCAAATATCTTCTTTTAATATTTGCAATGATGAGTTTGCAAGCATTTTCTCAAAATTTCACAAAACAAGATACATTGCGTGGTTCCATTACGCCAGAACGTGCTTGGTGGGATTTGACACATTATCATTTAGATATAAAAGTTGATCCAAACGAAAGAACAATTTCGGGAAGTAATACGATTCAATATACTGTTTTAGAAAAAAATAATGAGAAGCTTCAAATAGATTTACAACCTCCGTTACAACTCACAAAAGCCGTTCAAAATAGTGAAGAACTTGAAATTACGCATGACGGAAATGCACATTTTATTCATTTAAAAAAGAAACAACGCAAAGGCAAAACGTATAGTGTTCAAGTTTTTTACGAAGGAAAACCCAAAGTTGCCAAACGTCCGCCGTGGGATGGAGGAATTACGTGGAAAAAAGACAACAATGGACTTCCGTTTATCGCTTCTTCCTGTCAAGGATTGGGCGCAAGTGTTTGGTGGCCGTGTAAAGATCATATGTATGACGAAGTTGATAGTATGAAAATTAGCGTGAATGTTCCTAAAAATTTGATGAATGTTTCCAACGGACGTTTAACGAAAGTTGAAGAAAAAGAAGATGATACAAAAACCTATCATTGGAATGTTTTGAATCCGATTAATAATTATGGAGTGAATATTAATATTGGCGATTATGTTCATTTTGGTGAAAAATACAATGGAGAAAATGGTGTTTTAGACATGGATTATTATGTGCTTCGAGACAATTTAGCCAAAGCGAAAGAACAATTTAAAGACGCCGCACGTACTATGGAAGCTTTTGAACATTGGTTTGGTCCATATCCGTTTTACGAAGATAGTTTTAAGTTGGTAGAAGCGCCATATTTAGGCATGGAACACCAAAGTTCTGTGACGTATGGAAACGGTTATATGAATGGATATCTCGGGTACGATTTAAGCGGAAGCGGTTGGGGAATGAAATTCGATTATATTATTATTCACGAATCGGGACATGAATGGTTTGCCAATAATATTACCAATATTGACATTGCTGATATGTGGATTCATGAAAGCTTTACAACCTATTCTGAGAATTTATTTGTCGATTATTTTTATGGGAAAGAAGCAAGTGCAGAATATGTGATCGGAATGCGAAGTAAAATTCGAAACAGACGCCCAATTATTGGAATTTATAATGTAAATCATGAAGGTTCTAGCGATATGTATTATAAAGGTGCAAACATGTTGCATACCATTCGTCAACTTATAAATAATGATTTTACTTGGCGTAATATTTTGCGTGGTTTAAACAAAGATTTTTATCATCAAACAGTAAATACAAAGCAGATTGAAGATTATATAAGTAAAAAATCAAACATAGATTTATCTGCTGTTTTTGATCAATATCTACGCAATACAGAGATTCCTGTTTTTACATATAAAATTGAAAATGAGAAACTTACCTATCGTTGGGAAAACTGCGTTTCTCATTTTGATATGAAAGTTCGAGTCAATATAAACGAAGAAAGTGTTTGGTTATCGCCAACAACTTCTTGGAAAACAGAAACTACTTCTGACAAAATCACTACTGTTGAAGTTGATGAAGATTTTTATGTGAAATCGGAAGAATCAAAGTAA
- a CDS encoding DMT family transporter, with protein sequence MSKKTFAFIAAFMVQVFYGVTFTFASDVIKGGYIKPFGFILLRVSGAAILFWIFSFFAPKEKIDRKDFIMFFFASIFGIALNMLTFFKGFEYTTPIHASVIMVVVPIIVLILSAIFLKEKVLPKKIIGVILGLSGAVVLSLYGKPMEGSENIPLGNLLVFINAVSYSIYIIIIKKLSDKYHPFTFIKWLFLFGTIMVLPFGYSELKAVDWSIFTPYVTFETLFVIIGATFATYLLNPLALRQLKASTVTTFLYIQPVIAGIFAISMGSDSLDFIKIVAALLIFAGVYLVSMPKAKANT encoded by the coding sequence ATGTCTAAAAAAACCTTTGCTTTTATTGCCGCTTTTATGGTACAAGTATTTTATGGCGTTACCTTTACATTTGCATCAGATGTTATAAAAGGTGGTTACATAAAACCATTCGGGTTTATACTTCTTCGCGTTTCTGGCGCAGCCATATTATTCTGGATATTTAGCTTTTTTGCACCAAAAGAAAAGATTGATCGGAAGGATTTTATTATGTTCTTTTTTGCATCCATTTTCGGAATTGCGCTCAACATGCTTACGTTTTTCAAAGGTTTTGAATATACAACACCAATTCATGCTTCCGTGATTATGGTAGTTGTACCAATTATTGTACTTATTTTGTCAGCCATTTTTTTGAAAGAAAAAGTACTTCCTAAAAAAATTATTGGAGTTATTTTAGGACTTTCGGGTGCAGTCGTTTTGAGTCTTTACGGAAAACCGATGGAAGGTTCAGAAAACATTCCGCTTGGTAATTTACTCGTATTTATCAACGCAGTTTCCTATAGTATTTACATCATCATCATTAAAAAATTGAGCGATAAATATCATCCGTTTACGTTTATAAAATGGTTATTTCTGTTTGGAACAATCATGGTATTGCCGTTTGGCTATTCAGAATTAAAAGCAGTAGATTGGAGTATTTTCACTCCATATGTTACATTTGAAACTTTATTTGTAATTATTGGTGCTACTTTTGCGACGTACTTACTAAATCCATTAGCATTGCGACAATTAAAAGCATCAACGGTAACTACATTTTTATACATTCAACCTGTCATTGCAGGAATTTTTGCGATCAGTATGGGGAGCGATTCATTAGATTTCATTAAAATTGTAGCAGCTTTGTTGATTTTTGCTGGAGTTTATCTTGTTTCAATGCCTAAAGCTAAAGCCAATACATGA
- a CDS encoding PLP-dependent aminotransferase family protein has translation MQDTKILNYIKDVVENMPTDWLSLTTHRLDIYDEKLAKVQFLDQFETLFENNNSDTASLSELPTAYDYIRLGHPLSCVLEWGIAKLNDLKPENAVSFSSKTTPILAILRKNLLDHKNTQIVYTGKLPTCFDAEVIKRVYGYQFELKKVENASAISEFNGSTIFISEQDEISTIDLNSKVDFYINLYGNLGSILLVNGEQNETYISEIQHVRRRETIAMTPINCLVALNSFVHKSSLEEKKSNTSAELSRNKTIVLNTIQEITNASTKALVGSSGLSIQYAIMMGLIHDAQENHKGKAIKFVVPPNCYGGTNDQARRVAACLDTVEIVDLPVDGDNDMVKSIDRVLAKIASEDAIPYIIAEIPTNPRVEVPDLEELKRVLSKTRKTATGEIAIDPVFILDQTFCPNVHFLGEGEILSTVRTISYASGSKFPSGGKCNAGYCVGNKKAEALMDNIEMHLKLCDNEATNLQYEILAEQLPSMNQRIEDAYVNTREFVNFIKETLPEAKINFVSEELAAQGFTPSVFSLDLPTKGNTAEEKEAYKRELNHRLINLMITEIPNESKYCVSYGQLKGCYWTIPATSTQGTTKEGDKDYIARVALSGNMDLERHKEVFLDFVEEI, from the coding sequence ATGCAAGACACTAAAATACTGAATTATATAAAAGATGTAGTAGAAAATATGCCAACTGATTGGTTAAGTCTAACTACGCATCGACTAGATATTTATGATGAAAAATTGGCAAAAGTTCAATTCTTAGATCAGTTTGAAACTTTATTCGAGAATAATAATTCAGATACAGCTTCACTTAGTGAATTGCCAACTGCGTACGATTATATTCGATTAGGACATCCATTATCTTGTGTTTTAGAATGGGGAATTGCAAAATTAAACGATCTAAAGCCAGAAAACGCAGTAAGTTTTTCATCAAAGACAACTCCTATTTTAGCAATTCTAAGGAAAAATTTATTAGATCATAAAAATACCCAAATCGTTTATACAGGCAAATTACCAACGTGTTTTGATGCTGAAGTTATAAAGCGTGTTTATGGATATCAATTTGAGTTAAAGAAAGTTGAAAACGCATCAGCAATTTCAGAATTTAACGGAAGCACCATTTTCATTTCAGAACAAGATGAAATTAGTACTATTGATCTTAATTCAAAAGTTGATTTTTATATCAACCTATACGGAAATCTTGGAAGTATTTTGCTTGTAAATGGCGAACAGAATGAAACTTATATTTCTGAAATTCAACATGTACGAAGAAGAGAAACGATTGCAATGACACCAATTAATTGTTTGGTTGCTTTAAATTCGTTCGTACACAAGTCTTCTCTTGAAGAAAAAAAATCAAATACTTCTGCTGAACTGAGTCGAAACAAAACGATTGTTTTAAATACAATTCAAGAAATTACAAATGCAAGTACAAAAGCACTTGTAGGTTCAAGTGGATTATCTATTCAATATGCAATTATGATGGGATTAATTCATGATGCACAAGAAAATCACAAAGGAAAAGCGATCAAATTTGTAGTTCCTCCAAATTGTTATGGCGGCACAAACGATCAAGCTAGACGCGTTGCTGCATGTCTTGATACTGTTGAAATCGTAGATTTACCTGTGGATGGCGATAATGATATGGTGAAAAGTATTGATCGAGTTTTAGCAAAAATTGCAAGCGAAGATGCTATTCCATACATCATTGCAGAAATTCCAACAAATCCAAGAGTTGAAGTTCCAGATTTAGAAGAATTAAAAAGAGTATTAAGTAAAACTCGCAAAACAGCAACTGGCGAAATTGCGATTGATCCAGTTTTTATATTAGATCAAACATTTTGTCCAAACGTACACTTTTTAGGCGAAGGCGAAATACTTTCCACAGTTAGAACTATCTCATATGCTAGTGGATCTAAATTTCCAAGTGGCGGAAAATGTAATGCTGGATATTGTGTGGGAAATAAAAAAGCGGAAGCGTTAATGGACAACATAGAAATGCATCTCAAACTTTGCGATAATGAAGCTACAAATCTTCAATATGAAATATTGGCGGAACAATTGCCTTCTATGAATCAAAGAATTGAAGATGCTTATGTAAACACACGCGAATTTGTAAACTTTATCAAAGAAACGTTGCCTGAAGCGAAAATTAATTTTGTTTCTGAAGAATTAGCTGCGCAAGGATTTACGCCATCTGTTTTTTCATTAGACCTTCCGACGAAAGGAAATACTGCTGAAGAAAAAGAAGCGTATAAGAGAGAATTAAATCATAGATTAATCAATTTAATGATTACAGAAATTCCTAATGAAAGCAAATATTGTGTGAGTTACGGACAATTAAAAGGCTGTTATTGGACAATTCCCGCAACTTCTACACAAGGAACAACGAAAGAAGGCGACAAGGATTATATTGCACGTGTTGCACTTTCTGGAAACATGGATTTGGAACGACATAAAGAGGTGTTTTTAGATTTTGTTGAGGAAATTTAA
- a CDS encoding THC0290_0291 family protein has product MLNRICPIFLLIMLMCVGSIHAQFGFSHEIGFVIGPNAFQSDYGERNDFDTNIGNVGLELGVVHYLNFSYRAECNCFTRYTFFNDHFKVRNELTLTTVNLEHFGRYVGDDKVSLTANQLRAMHGNTKVLNVGTQLEFFPRSIREFESGGALLAPYAALGVQYNYYIPTVESDLGPLSDPTVLPIKYQNAFRNESGSTWSVVASIGTRYKFTEVSDLLFDVRWRYYFSNWVDGLNPDENLYPENKANDWGFVINVGYIYYLNF; this is encoded by the coding sequence ATGTTAAATAGAATATGCCCTATCTTCCTACTTATCATGCTGATGTGTGTTGGATCTATACATGCCCAATTTGGATTTTCTCATGAAATTGGATTTGTTATTGGACCAAATGCGTTTCAGTCAGATTATGGAGAACGTAACGATTTTGATACTAATATTGGAAATGTTGGACTCGAACTCGGTGTTGTTCATTATTTAAACTTCTCATACCGCGCAGAATGTAACTGTTTTACTCGATATACGTTTTTTAATGACCACTTTAAAGTGAGAAACGAATTGACACTTACTACTGTAAATTTAGAACATTTTGGTAGATATGTTGGTGACGATAAAGTATCGTTAACAGCAAACCAGTTGCGAGCAATGCACGGAAATACAAAAGTTTTAAACGTAGGAACACAACTAGAATTTTTCCCTAGAAGTATTCGTGAATTTGAAAGTGGTGGCGCTTTATTAGCACCTTATGCTGCTTTAGGAGTTCAGTACAATTATTACATACCAACCGTAGAATCTGACTTAGGACCACTTTCGGACCCTACTGTTTTGCCCATAAAATATCAAAATGCATTTAGAAATGAATCTGGCTCTACATGGTCCGTTGTAGCAAGTATCGGAACACGTTACAAGTTTACAGAAGTATCCGATTTATTGTTTGATGTCCGTTGGAGATATTACTTCTCAAACTGGGTCGATGGATTAAATCCAGATGAAAACCTATATCCTGAAAATAAAGCAAATGATTGGGGATTTGTGATCAATGTAGGATACATTTATTACTTGAATTTCTAG